A stretch of the Aegilops tauschii subsp. strangulata cultivar AL8/78 chromosome 4, Aet v6.0, whole genome shotgun sequence genome encodes the following:
- the LOC109779833 gene encoding protein TPLATE, translated as MDLLIAQITTDLRSSDALRQSSALLQALQQCAAGRDVSALARTTATEILAAPSSAVCKRLALDLLRALPLPPDLLDPLLLSSLRSDLSFPDPDVAASSIASFPSLPSHLLPTLLSSAHADIAAALSSPAESLRLAAVTSLSSLLPRDDLALMCSTNPSLMGHATTWWGRLTELALDSADAVAAAAFEALARLFQELDARRMSRLAGDKLVDGEGALAVRAQWAADAIDFIWSRRNMLIARSMVMPVESFRVTVYPLVHAAKMVASGAVNTLRQIAKPGDTTIADTVEASAEKLVGVSDIVSHLLPFLSSLEPPLVFEVGINMLSLADAPGGKPEWASAAIIAILTLWDRQEFSSMRETIVRAVVANLHLLDLGMQVSLFKRLLQMLKNLRAESDRMHALACICRTALCVDLFAKESVRRGQKPVPGTDVISLFEDARVKDDLNSITSKSLFREELVASLVESCFQLSLPLPEQKNSGTESRVIGALAYGTGYGALNWTEPALDVVEVCRPCVLWDCDGRTYAIDCYLKLLVRLCHIYDTRGGVKTIKTGASQDQILNETRLRNLQLQLIRDLREVHTSRISSRLIWAISEHFDLEGLDPLLADDPEDPLNIIISNMHKTLFNTDSSATTSNRIQDVQAVLICAQRLGTRNARAGQLLSKELEEFRSSTSADSVTKHQSRYVLQIIKYVTNHPDNRWVGVGDATGDYPFSHHKLTVQFSEAAAAQDRKLEGLVHKAIQELWRPNPSQLTLLQTKGIGALHKDLPKARTLTGSSDPCYIEAYHLADPTDGRITLHLKILNLTELELNRVDIRVGLSGALYYMDGFSRTVRHLRNLVSQDPVQSSVTVGVSHFERCSLWVQVLYYPFYGSGGSADYEGDYAEEDSQMTRQKRALRPELGEPVVLRCQPYKIPLAELLLPYECSPVEYFRLWPSLPAMVECTGTYTYEGSGFKATAAQQYDSSPFLSGLKSIYSKPFHQVCSHFIRTVAGFQLCYAAKTWFGGFVGMMIFGASEVSRNVDLGDETTTMICKFVVRASDESITREIESDLQGWLDDITDGAVEYMPEEEVKSAAAERLKISMERIALLKAAKPKMPPAKTEQEEEEERKQSEELDGFGNPKGPSTLSKLTAEEAEHRALQAAVLQEWHQLCKEKAMKAQ; from the exons ATGGACCTCCTCATCGCGCAGATCACCACCGATCTCCGCTCCTCGGACGCTCTCCGGCAGTCTTCAGCGCTCTTGCAGGCCCTGCAGCAGTGCGCCGCCGGCCGCGACGTCTCCGCGCTAGCCCGCACCACCGCCACCGAGATCCTAGCGGCGCCCTCCTCCGCCGTCTGCAAGCGCCTTGCGCTCGACCTTCTCCGTGCGCTGCCCCTGCCCCCCGATCTCCTTGACCCGCTCCTGCTCTCCTCCCTACGCTCCGACCTCTCCTTTCCGGATCCCGACGTCGCCGCCTCCTCCATCGCCTCATTCCCGTCGCTCCCCTCGCACCTACTCCCAACCCTCCTCTCCTCCGCGCACGCCGACATCGCTGCCGCTCTCTCCTCGCCCGCCGAGTCACTCCGCCTTGCCGCCGTTACctccctctcctccctcctcccgcgcGATGACCTCGCGCTCATGTGCTCCACCAACCCCTCGCTCATGGGGCACGCCACCACCTGGTGGGGCCGTCTGACCGAGCTGGCCTTGGACTCTGCAGACGCAGTGGCAGCCGCAGCGTTCGAGGCACTTGCTCGGCTGTTCCAGGAGCTGGACGCGCGGCGTATGAGCCGGCTTGCTGGGGACAAGCTCGTTGATGGAGAGGGCGCGCTCGCTGTGCGTGCCCAGTGGGCAGCTGACGCCATCGACTTCATCTGGTCCCGGCGAAACATGCTCATTGCTCGATCCATGGTGATGCCCGTTGAGAGCTTCCGGGTTACTGTGTACCCTCTTGTGCATGCAGCAAAAATGGTTGCATCTGGCGCGGTGAACACGCTGCGGCAGATTGCCAAACCAGGAGACACTACAATAGCAGATACGGTGGAGGCGAGTGCGGAGAAGTTGGTGGGGGTGTCTGACATTGTCTCGCACTTGCTTCCTTTCCTTAGCTCGCTGGAACCGCCACTGGTGTTTGAGGTGGGGATCAATATGCTCTCGCTCGCAGATGCGCCCGGAGGCAAGCCGGAGTGGGCTTCAGCTGCCATTATTGCAATCCTAACACTATGGGACCGACAAGAGTTCTCATCGATGAGGGAGACGATCGTCAGAGCTGTTGTGGCGAATCTCCATTTGCTGGATCTTGGAATGCAG GTGTCTCTGTTCAAAAGGCTGCTTCAGATGCTGAAAAATTTGAGAGCAGAATCAGATCGAATGCATGCATTGGCATGCATTTGCCGAACTGCTCTTTGTGTTGATCTTTTTGCAAAGGAGAGCGTTCGAAGAGGTCAGAAGCCCGTTCCAGGAACAGATGTGATATCTCTTTTTGAGGATGCAAGGGTGAAGGATGATCTAAACAGCATAACAAGCAAAAGCTTGTTCAGAGAAGAGCTAGTTGCCTCACTGGTTGAAAGTTGTTTCCAGCTATCTCTTCCACTACCTGAGCAGAAGAATTCTGGGACAGAGAGCAGAGTTATAGGGGCATTAGCCTATGGAACTGGTTATGGTGCGTTGAATTGGACAGAACCTGCTTTGGATGTGGTGGAAGTTTGCAGGCCTTGTGTTCTCTGGGATTGTGACGGGCGTACCTATGCAATTGATTGCTATCTGAAGTTGCTTGTACGGCTTTGTCATATATATGATACCAGAGGCGGTGTAAAGACAATTAAGACTGGTGCATCTCAAGATCAGATTCTAAATGAGACTAGACTTCGAAATTTGCAGCTACAGCTTATTAGGGATCTTCGCGAG GTTCATACCTCAAGAATATCATCACGGCTGATATGGGCAATTTCTGAACACTTTGATCTTGAAGGCCTTGATCCTCTTTTAGCTGATGACCCAGAGGACCCTCTGAATATCATCATATCTAACATGCATAAGACTTTATTCAACACCGATTCCTCTGCCACTACATCAAATAGGATACAAGATGTGCAGGCTGTCCTCATATGCGCTCAGCGTTTGGGAACCAGAAATGCAAGAGCCGGCCAGCTCCTCAGTAAAGAATTGGAGGAGTTCAGGTCAAGTACTTCAGCTGATTCTGTCACCAAGCATCAGTCACGTTATGTCTTGCAGATAATAAAGTATGTGACGAATCATCCAGATAACAG GTGGGTAGGTGTAGGTGATGCTACAGGAGATTACCCTTTTAGCCACCACAAGCTTACAGTTCAGTTTTCTGAGGCTGCTGCTGCACAAGATAGGAAATTGGAGGGATTAGTTCATAAGGCCATTCAGGAGCTTTGGAGGCCCAATCCCAGCCAGTTAACTCTCCTACAGACTAAGGGTATCGGTGCTTTGCACAAAGATCTTCCAAAAGCACGCACTCTGACTGGCAGCAGCGATCCATGTTACATCGAAGCATATCATTTGGCGGATCCAACTGATGGCAGAATCACCCTACATTTAAAG ATTTTGAATTTGACTGAGCTGGAACTCAACAGGGTGGATATCCGAGTTGGGCTCTCTGGAGCATTGTATTATATGGATGGATTTTCCCGCACTGTTCGCCACCTGCGTAATCTTGTTTCCCAG GATCCAGTCCAAAGTAGTGTCACTGTGGGAGTTTCACATTTTGAGAGATGCTCTCTCTGGGTTCAAGTCCTGTATTACCCATTCTACGGAAGTGGAGGATCGGCAGACTATGAAGGAGATTATGCAGAAGAGGACTCACAAATGACGAGGCAGAAGCGCGCGCTCCGGCCAGAGCTTGGGGAGCCAGTTGTTTTGCGGTGTCAGCCCTACAAGATCCCTCTCGCCGAACTTCTCTTGCCATATGAATGCTCTCCAGTTGAGTATTTTCGTCTATGGCCAAGCTTGCCAGCCATGGTTGAGTGCACTGGCACATACACATATGAAGGTAGTGGTTTCAAGGCCACTGCAGCTCAGCAGTATGATAGCTCTCCTTTCCTCAGTGGGTTGAAGTCAATTTATTCCAAGCCCTTCCATCAAGTCTGCTCTCATTTCATCCGAACAGTTGCTGGGTTCCAG TTGTGTTACGCCGCAAAGACATGGTTTGGTGGGTTTGTGGGCATGATGATCTTCGGTGCAAGTGAGGTGAGCCGAAATGTTGATCTGGGTGACGAGACAACCACGATGATATGCAAGTTTGTCGTGCGTGCATCTGATGAATCGATCACAAGAGAGATCGAGTCGGACCTCCAGGGCTGGCTGGACGACATCACGGACGGAGCTGTTGAATACATGCCCGAAGAGGAGGTGAAGAGCGCAGCTGCGGAGCGGCTGAAGATATCCATGGAGAGGATAGCGCTACTCAAGGCAGCCAAACCTAAGATGCCGCCTGCGAAAACCGAgcaagaagaggaagaggagaggAAGCAGAGTGAGGAGTTGGACGGGTTTGGGAACCCCAAGGGCCCCTCGACGCTCTCCAAGCTCACGGCGGAGGAAGCCGAGCACCGTGCGCTCCAAGCAGCCGTGCTCCAGGAGTGGCACCAGCTCTGCAAGGAGAAAGCCATGAAGGCACAGTGA
- the LOC109779834 gene encoding uncharacterized protein — translation MTWARTRLSTRLMNVCLAALCRGGGLARAESVLVDAIRLGMPPDVVTYNTLLAAHCRASGLDAGFAVLRRMREAGVSPDAVTYNSLIAGAARRGLTMRALDLFDEMLQAGVAPDAWSYNALMHCLFRSGHPEDAYRVFADMAEKGVAPCATTYNTLLDGLFRFGHATNAYRMFRYLQRTGLPVGIVTYNTMINGLCKSGKVGYARMVLRELGRTEHAPNVVTYTTVMKCCFKYGRFDQGLETFLSLLDGGYIPDLFPYCTVISALVKKGRMEEANTYSELMIRSGFRLDSACYNTLIYLRFQEGKLDDAFELLSMMEEGGLESDEYTFSILVNGLSKMGHFEAAHKQLCYMEIRDMESNIVAYNCLVDALCKSDEVDAAIKLLHNMKLKDDFTYTSLVHGLCKVGRYHMASKFLRICLREGNSVLASAKRAVIAGLRSAGFQNDVRKVRAALRMARLLKP, via the coding sequence aTGACCTGGGCGCGGACGCGGCTGTCCACGCGGCTCATGAACGTCTGCCTCGCGGCGCTCTGCCGCGGCGGCGGCCTCGCCCGGGCGGAGTCCGTCCTCGTCGACGCCATCCGCCTCGGCATGCCCCCCGACGTCGTCACCTACAACACCCTCCTCGCCGCGCACTGCCGCGCCTCGGGCCTCGACGCGGGGTTCGCCGTCCTGCGCCGGATGCGGGAGGCCGGGGTGAGCCCCGACGCCGTCACCTACAACTCCCTTATCGCCGGCGCCGCGCGGAGGGGGCTCACGATGCGCGCCCTCGACCTGTTCGACGAAATGCTCCAGGCGGGGGTCGCCCCCGACGCCTGGAGCTACAACGCGCTCATGCACTGCTTGTTCCGGTCTGGCCACCCGGAGGATGCCTACCGGGTGTTTGCCGATATGGCCGAGAAGGGCGTCGCGCCGTGCGCCACCACCTACAACACACTCCTGGACGGGCTCTTCAGGTTCGGTCACGCGACGAACGCGTACAGGATGTTCAGGTACCTGCAGAGGACGGGGCTCCCGGTGGGCATTGTGACTTACAACACGATGATCAATGGGCTGTGCAAGTCAGGCAAGGTGGGGTACGCCCGCATGGTCCTCAGGGAGCTTGGGAGGACCGAGCATGCCCCGAACGTCGTCACTTACACGACGGTCATGAAGTGCTGCTTTAAGTACGGCAGGTTTGATCAGGGGCTGGAGACCTTCTTGTCATTGCTGGACGGAGGGTACATTCCAGATCTCTTCCCATACTGCACGGTGATTAGTGCGTTAGTCAAGAAGGGACGGATGGAAGAAGCCAATACCTACAGTGAGCTAATGATACGGAGTGGGTTCAGGCTTGACAGTGCATGCTATAATACGCTGATTTACCTGCGATTCCAGGAAGGGAAGCTGGATGACGCGTTTGAGCTGCTGAGTATGATGGAAGAGGGTGGTCTGGAGAGTGATGAGTACACATTCTCAATTTTGGTCAATGGTTTGTCCAAGATGGGGCATTTCGAGGCTGCACATAAGCAGTTATGTTACATGGAGATAAGGGACATGGAATCAAATATTGTTGCTTACAATTGCTTGGTGGACGCACTCTGCAAATCTGATGAGGTGGATGCAGCCATCAAATTACTTCACAACATGAAACTGAAGGATGATTTTACTTACACATCACTAGTCCATGGTCTATGTAAGGTGGGTAGGTATCATATGGCATCCAAATTCTTGCGGATCTGCTTGCGTGAAGGGAACAGTGTTCTTGCATCTGCAAAGCGTGCTGTCATCGCTGGCCTTCGTAGTGCAGGGTTTCAGAATGACGTGAGGAAAGTTCGGGCAGCATTACGTATGGCTAGGCTGTTAAAACCATAA
- the LOC109779835 gene encoding uncharacterized protein, translating into MASDSNRKAPCGKPQFLKVLFTDFMEKMPIPAKFMRRHLAAEPGLRRATLMSPLGKFWHVDVVRDGHGGDSDVYFAGGWAEFVRANRLEEENFLVFKYEGNMVFTVKVFETSGCIKNYDDLVVAGALLEQAAPRKRSSTGCGSQPTSKGHGGSHAQKTRKVSDRSLTGDGAIQAKKQYKPRRILMEDNDGEQDATTEKYAQADTHSGIATEAKESDYTGTLPFYAKTATPCNIRYSYMASSLACSKSNIYSLVQIDMHCELIVFVLAWASCRTSGRSSAS; encoded by the exons ATGGCTTCCGACAGCAACCGGAAGGCTCCCTGCGGCAAGCCTCAGTTCCTCAAGGTGCTCTTCACGGACTTCATGGAGAAGATGCCGATCCCGGCCAAGTTCATGCGGCGGCACCTGGCAGCGGAGCCCGGGCTCCGGCGGGCCACCCTGATGAGCCCGTTGGGCAAGTTCTGGCACGTCGACGTGGTCCGAGACGGCCACGGCGGCGACAGCGACGTCTACTTCGCAGGCGGCTGGGCCGAGTTCGTGAGGGCCAACAGGCTGGAGGAGGAGAACTTCCTGGTGTTCAAGTACGAAGGGAACATGGTGTTCACCGTGAAGGTGTTCGAGACGTCCGGGTGCATCAAGAACTACGACGACCTCGTCGTCGCCGGCGCATTGTTAGAGCAGGCAGCACCGAGGAAGCGGTCCAGCACTGGCTGTGGATCGCAGCCTACCTCCAAGGGCCATG GTGGTTCACATGCTCAGAAAACCAGGAAGGTCAGTGACAGGAGCCTTACCGGTGATGGTGCCATACAGGCAAAGAAGCAGTACAAACCTCGCAGGATTCTGATGGAAGACAATGATGGCGAGCAAGATGCCACCACAGAGAAGTACGCCCAAGCGGACACCCACTCCGGCATCGCAACGGAGGCCAAGGAGTCTGACTACACCGGCACCCTCCCTTTCTACGCCAAGACGGCGACTCCTTGCAACATTCGCTACAGCTACATGGCAAGTTCTTTAGCTTGTTCAAAATCAAATATATACTCTCTAGTTCAGATAGACATGCACTGTGAACTTATAGTGTTTGTTTTGGCTTGGGCCTCGTGTAGAACATCGGGAAGAAGTTCTGCGTCATGA